A genomic window from Chaetodon auriga isolate fChaAug3 chromosome 13, fChaAug3.hap1, whole genome shotgun sequence includes:
- the slitrk5b gene encoding SLIT and NTRK-like protein 5 yields the protein MHLWISYVLLSATSVCTAEMFGSYGEICQRLCACEEREGILTVSCENRGIVSLSDIKPVYFSQYHLLLTGNLLRKLSANDFIEYKGLTILHLGNNDISEVEAGAFNGLQGLKRLHLNNNKIDALKEEFFFGLESLEYLQIDYNYITHVAPNAFGRLRHLEVLILNDNLISTLPVNIFQYVPLTHLDLRGNQLKVLPYSGLLEHMNSVVELQLEENPWNCSCELIALKTWLESISYTALVGDVVCEFPFRLHGRDLDEVSKQELCPRRAIAEYEMPPLPHLSTDAYYRTTPALVTASFTSSGIARSSSRPTKGPRQSGKLKSRPTSRIPSNKPQNYGQIISYQTKSPVPLDCPTACTCNLQISDLGLNVNCQERKIEHISDLDPKPYNPKKMYLTGNYIPVVRRSDFIEATGLDLLHLGNNRIARIHDRAFGDLTHLRRLYLNGNLIDHLTADMFYGLETLQFLYLEYNVIKEVASDTFQHVPKLQLLFLNNNLLKTLPVGTFNGLTLARLNLRNNHLRYLPVSGVLDQLTALVQVDLFENPWDCSCSILELKMWLEQLSTGTVVNNVICGSPKRLAGEDMRYIKTANFCPNNSDILASMIPPSEESFPGSTITIETSVDSDTQYGTVPLSVMILALLLMFIVSVFVAAGLFVAMKKRRQKSQNKQNISMNACISSLNMEYGLYKKGSIPKVRTSAGHVYEYIPPPTESTCRTTAHTPTDGKSVDGFRDFDELSGAFLGNSDEEAASNVISSEYSATTPEPLNKPSTPHQDDLCYYRDVLEPDKQARYSNTLPCKHTAHSSSQYTSDYDARHQYVHPERIQQTILYCTAPSTVYVEPNRSEYWELKAKLHIDPDYLEVLEKRTTFTQF from the coding sequence atgcatcTTTGGATTTCGTATGTTTTGCTAAGTGCAACGTCAGTGTGCACTGCTGAGATGTTTGGCAGTTATGGAGAAATATGTCAAAGACTGTGTGCCtgcgaggagagagaggggatacTTACAGTGAgctgtgaaaacagaggaaTAGTAAGTCTCTCAGACATAAAGCCAGTGTACTTCTCCCAGTATCATCTGCTGCTTACAGGGAATCTTTTGAGAAAGCTATCTGCCAATGATTTTATTGAGTACAAAGGACTTACAATATTACATCTGGGAAACAATGACATATCTGAGGTGGAAGCAGGAGCTTTCAATGGACTTCAGGGATTAAAGCGGTTacatctcaacaacaacaaaattgATGCCTTGAAGGAAGAGTTTTTCTTTGGCCTTGAAAGTCTGGAGTATCTTCAAATTGATTATAATTATATCACTCATGTGGCGCCAAATGCCTTCGGCAGACTTCGACATCTGGAGGTCCTGATTCTAAATGACAACTTAATATCTACTTTGCCTGTGAACATTTTCCAGTATGTACCATTGACTCATTTGGACTTAAGGGGGAATCAGCTGAAAGTGCTCCCCTACTCAGGTCTGCTGGAGCACATGAACAGCGTTGTGGAGCTACAGCTGGAGGAGAACCCGTGGAACTGTTCCTGCGAGCTGATCGCTCTTAAAACCTGGCTGGAGAGCATATCGTACACAGCTTTAGTTGGCGATGTTGTTTGCGAGTTCCCTTTTCGGCTTCATGGGAGAGATCTTGATGAGGTTTCAAAACAAGAGTTGTGCCCGAGGAGAGCCATCGCTGAATATGAGATGCCACCCCTGCCACATTTGAGCACCGATGCATACTATAGGACCACGCCAGCTCTAGTCACAGCCTCCTTCACCTCATCTGGGATTGCACGGTCCTCATCAAGACCCACGAAGGGACCTCGCCAGTCAGGCAAATTAAAATCAAGACCCACTTCTCGCATACCATCTAACAAACCACAAAATTATGGCCAGATCATTTCATATCAAACCAAATCCCCCGTGCCTTTAGACTGCCCAACTGCCTGCACCTGCAATCTTCAAATTTCAGACCTTGGACTGAACGTGAACTGCCAGGAGCGAAAGATTGAGCATATCTCAGACTTAGATCCCAAACCTTACAATCCCAAAAAGATGTATCTGACAGGGAATTACATCCCTGTGGTGCGTCGATCAGATTTCATTGAGGCAACTGGATTAGATTTGCTTCATCTCGGCAACAATCGAATAGCTCGTATACACGACAGAGCTTTTGGCGATTTGACGCATCTAAGAAGACTGTACCTTAACGGGAATTTGATTGACCATCTTACAGCTGATATGTTCTATGGATTGGAGACCCTGCAGTTCTTATATTTAGAGTACAATGTCATTAAAGAGGTTGCCTCTGACACCTTTCAGCATGTACCCAAGCTTCAGCTTCTTTTCCTCAACAACAACCTCTTGAAAACTTTACCAGTTGGAACCTTTAATGGCCTGACGTTAGCCAGACTGAATCTTCGCAACAACCATCTGCGATATCTGCCCGTCAGCGGTGTGCTCGATCAGCTCACGGCTCTGGTGCAAGTGGATTTGTTCGAGAATCCTTGGGATTGCTCTTGTAGCATACTGGAGCTCAAGATGTGGTTGGAGCAGCTTAGCACAGGCACAGTTGTAAACAATGTCATCTGTGGTTCGCCTAAGAGGCTAGCTGGGGAGGATATGAGATACATTAAGACAGCTAATTTCTGCCCTAATAACTCTGATATACTTGCCTCCATGATCCCACCCTCTGAAGAATCTTTTCCTGGCAGCACTATCACCATAGAAACATCCGTGGACTCTGACACACAATACGGCACCGTTCCTTTATCTGTCATGATTCTTGCCCTTCTCCTCATgttcattgtgtctgtgtttgtggctgcaggatTGTTTGTGGCGATGAAAAAGAGACGTCAAAAGAGTCAGAACAAGCAGAATATCTCCATGAACGCTTGCATTAGCTCTCTCAACATGGAATATGGCCTTTACAAAAAGGGATCCATTCCCAAAGTCAGAACATCTGCTGGACATGTATATGAATACATCCCTCCTCCCACAGAATCCACATGCAGAACGACTGCCCACACCCCAACGGACGGCAAATCGGTGGACGGATTTAGAGACTTTGATGAGTTGAGTGGCGCTTTTCTGGGTAACTCGGATGAAGAGGCAGCCAGTAATGTAATAAGCTCGGAATACAGCGCCACTACTCCAGAGCCTCTTAACAAACCCTCCACCCCTCACCAGGATGATCTGTGCTACTACAGAGATGTGCTGGAGCCTGACAAGCAGGCACGCTACAGCAATACGTTACCATGCAAGCATACAGCGCATTCGTCGAGTCAGTATACCTCAGACTATGATGCAAGGCATCAATACGTGCACCCAGAGAGAATACAACAGACAATCCTCTATTGTACCGCACCAAGTACTGTTTATGTGGAGCCCAACAGGAGCGAGTACTGGGAACTGAAAGCAAAGCTTCATATTGATCCGGATTACCTTGAGGTTCTTGAAAAACGAACAACATTTACTCAGTTTTAA